One Roseimaritima multifibrata DNA window includes the following coding sequences:
- a CDS encoding CorA family divalent cation transporter, with protein sequence MANASLLPDDWGVPLTFRLRLGTRVGRQRMMTAEGHLLLILHAPPELHQETRAGRFFWRLPDGTWKHHSPAGSGVAMADHLNEYENHIDLLDKKEQKAQSSKDYFAVLEAMAPILRATRNMEKVLQEARREIAAARELIDFRDRAYQLDRTAELLVTGAKHALDFKMAQQAEEQSRASEQMAQSAHRLNVLAAFFFPLATISGLFGMDIRTGIGDLSPPVVFIGVLVVGLILGGVLTQYVRVPGNHRSKD encoded by the coding sequence ATGGCAAATGCTTCCCTCCTTCCCGATGACTGGGGCGTTCCGCTCACTTTTCGGCTGCGTCTGGGAACCCGGGTCGGACGGCAGCGGATGATGACTGCTGAGGGACACCTACTGTTGATCCTGCACGCCCCTCCAGAACTTCACCAGGAAACGCGTGCCGGCAGGTTCTTTTGGCGGCTTCCCGACGGAACCTGGAAACATCATTCGCCGGCGGGCAGCGGCGTCGCGATGGCGGACCACTTGAACGAATACGAGAACCACATCGATCTGCTGGACAAAAAAGAACAGAAAGCACAAAGCTCAAAAGACTATTTCGCGGTCCTGGAAGCGATGGCTCCGATTCTTCGGGCGACACGGAACATGGAGAAGGTCCTTCAAGAAGCGAGACGCGAAATCGCCGCTGCCCGCGAATTAATTGATTTTCGAGACCGCGCGTACCAACTGGACCGAACCGCCGAACTGCTGGTCACAGGAGCCAAACACGCACTCGATTTCAAGATGGCTCAGCAAGCGGAAGAGCAATCGCGAGCCAGTGAACAGATGGCCCAATCGGCCCACCGACTGAACGTCCTGGCCGCATTCTTCTTTCCCCTCGCCACCATTTCTGGATTGTTCGGAATGGACATCCGAACGGGGATCGGCGACCTATCGCCTCCCGTCGTATTCATCGGCGTGCTAGTGGTTGGCCTAATACTAGGCGGGGTTTTGACGCAGTACGTGCGCGTTCCTGGAAATCACCGTTCCAAGGATTAA
- a CDS encoding glutathione peroxidase produces MKLMRIFVAAAMLTTLALGSQVTAEESHECDLDFKAQTIEGKEVDLEDYEGKVVVIVNVASRCGATPQYADLQAMYAKYKDKGLVVLGFPCNQFGKQEPGSNADILEFCTSTYDVDFPMFSKIDVKGDEAHPLYKKLSAQDAKPAGAGPVGWNFEKFVIDRNGKLVARFKTRTKPTDETFVATIEKELASK; encoded by the coding sequence ATGAAATTGATGCGAATTTTTGTTGCGGCGGCAATGTTGACCACTCTTGCCCTAGGTAGCCAAGTGACTGCGGAAGAATCCCATGAATGCGATCTGGACTTCAAGGCTCAGACGATCGAGGGCAAAGAAGTCGATCTAGAGGACTACGAAGGCAAGGTCGTCGTGATCGTGAATGTTGCCAGTCGCTGTGGTGCGACGCCGCAGTATGCTGATCTGCAGGCGATGTACGCCAAGTACAAAGACAAAGGATTGGTCGTTCTTGGATTCCCTTGCAATCAATTTGGCAAGCAAGAACCAGGCAGCAACGCCGACATCTTGGAATTCTGCACTTCGACTTACGATGTCGATTTTCCGATGTTCAGCAAAATCGACGTGAAAGGCGATGAAGCTCATCCGTTGTACAAAAAACTGTCCGCCCAAGATGCCAAACCTGCCGGTGCCGGACCTGTCGGCTGGAACTTCGAAAAGTTTGTCATCGATCGCAACGGCAAATTGGTTGCACGTTTCAAAACGCGAACCAAACCGACCGACGAAACTTTTGTCGCGACAATTGAAAAAGAACTAGCAAGCAAATAG
- a CDS encoding MFS transporter codes for MDLQISRGKLMLASFLTLVASGVGFATRTAAGGDWETEFGIGGGGFGAILGAGFLGFGIMIFFGGILVEKFGYKKLLTLAFVMHLASAAMLFLASPLFVMWQEADPGTASTKVFNLLFWSAFLFSICQGLYEAVINPLISQIYPESKTHHLNILHAGWPAGMILGGLFAAGFIGPESWFVQIPWQWALSSFVLFVLAYGILALPEKFPETVGETAKGGFATVFSCFASIPFLVLIVLHAMIGYMELGVDSWMTKLMENVLPNAVLILVYTSALMFVLRFFAGPIVHKINPIGLLLVSSVVACLGLLWLGMPTDSVAMIFAAATFYSFGKAFLWPTMLGVAGERYPQSGAIAMGALGAAGMLTVGQIGGPRIGAQQGYHMSESLEQNAPETFERYKAPEPVSSWGYDYIPLAPAKLGAVNKVKELKDGGFGNLDSIKDADLLSPEEKEVMLAHAATDIPAVQAAYLSGGRSALTLTAALPFAMAIGFLGLLIYYISQGGYKPVVLDSEGKKEEPAADEETPVAT; via the coding sequence ATGGATTTGCAAATTTCGCGTGGCAAGCTAATGCTTGCCAGCTTTCTAACCCTGGTTGCCTCGGGAGTTGGGTTTGCGACTCGAACGGCTGCAGGGGGTGACTGGGAAACGGAGTTCGGGATTGGTGGTGGAGGATTCGGCGCTATTCTTGGAGCCGGTTTTCTTGGTTTTGGAATCATGATCTTCTTCGGCGGGATTCTGGTCGAGAAGTTTGGATACAAGAAGCTGCTAACGCTTGCCTTCGTGATGCACTTGGCAAGTGCCGCGATGCTTTTTCTTGCTTCGCCATTGTTTGTTATGTGGCAGGAAGCCGATCCGGGAACCGCATCGACCAAAGTGTTCAATCTGCTGTTCTGGAGTGCCTTCCTGTTCTCCATTTGCCAAGGGTTATATGAAGCGGTTATCAACCCGTTGATTTCTCAGATCTATCCTGAAAGCAAAACACACCATTTGAACATTCTGCATGCCGGTTGGCCTGCGGGGATGATTCTTGGGGGACTGTTTGCCGCTGGTTTCATCGGTCCTGAATCTTGGTTTGTTCAGATCCCTTGGCAGTGGGCTTTGTCTAGTTTTGTCCTGTTTGTTTTGGCTTACGGGATTTTGGCACTCCCCGAGAAGTTCCCCGAAACGGTTGGCGAAACTGCCAAGGGCGGGTTTGCAACGGTCTTCTCGTGCTTTGCATCGATTCCCTTCCTGGTCCTGATCGTGCTGCACGCGATGATCGGATACATGGAATTGGGCGTTGATTCCTGGATGACCAAGTTGATGGAAAACGTGTTGCCAAACGCGGTTTTGATCTTGGTCTACACGTCGGCACTGATGTTTGTCTTGCGATTCTTCGCCGGTCCGATTGTCCATAAAATCAATCCGATTGGTTTATTGCTGGTCAGTTCCGTGGTCGCCTGCCTGGGACTTCTTTGGTTGGGAATGCCGACGGATAGTGTGGCAATGATCTTCGCCGCAGCGACTTTCTACAGTTTCGGGAAGGCATTCTTGTGGCCGACCATGCTGGGCGTCGCCGGAGAGCGATACCCACAAAGTGGAGCGATCGCGATGGGGGCACTGGGTGCCGCCGGGATGTTGACCGTCGGCCAGATCGGTGGGCCGCGGATCGGAGCCCAGCAAGGGTATCACATGTCTGAATCGCTGGAACAGAATGCTCCTGAAACCTTTGAACGCTATAAAGCTCCGGAACCTGTCAGCAGCTGGGGATACGACTACATTCCGTTGGCGCCCGCAAAACTGGGGGCGGTCAATAAGGTGAAGGAACTTAAGGATGGTGGCTTCGGGAATCTTGATTCGATCAAAGATGCGGACCTGCTAAGTCCCGAAGAGAAGGAAGTGATGTTGGCTCATGCGGCTACGGATATTCCTGCCGTGCAGGCCGCTTACCTGTCAGGAGGACGGAGTGCGTTGACGCTAACTGCCGCCCTTCCTTTTGCGATGGCGATTGGATTCCTGGGACTGTTGATCTACTACATCTCTCAGGGAGGTTACAAACCGGTTGTCTTGGATAGCGAAGGGAAAAAAGAGGAACCGGCCGCCGACGAGGAGACTCCGGTAGCGACCTAG
- the aspS gene encoding aspartate--tRNA ligase: protein MLRTHTCGQLRSEHVGQDVTLCGWVESKRDHGGSVFIDLRDRYGLTQVVVGPPEAQSDLIDIAGRVGTESVILVRGKVSPRLEGKTNDKLETGAIEVRCEHYEVLNPCPTPPFTPSQQELPGEDLRLKYRFLDLRRPAMLRSMELRSRIIKTMRDYFAENDFIDVETPILGRSTPEGARDYLVPSRVHPGSFYALPQSPQLYKQILMVSGFDRYVQVAKCFRDEDLRADRQPEFTQLDMEMSFVDQDDVMGMIEGLVQRTALDLKGEEVATPLPRMTWDESMRRFGTDAPDLRFGMEIVDISEISAEVEFRVFRGAVDNGGFVRGLNAKGQATEFSRKRIDELTEFVKQNSGAKGLAWFRVEPDGTLWSPTSKNFTAEQLAQIGTAMKAEVGDLLLFLADSWEVTCKGLAGLRKRLGAELKLYGPEAMSYSWITDFPMFEHDAEEDRWVAMHHPFTAPLASDLAKLKENPAECRAQAYDLVINGSEAGGGTIRIHDGETQQQVFDLLGIDAETARDRFGFLLDALKYGAPPHGGIALGVDRWVMLFAGLDNIREVIAFPKTQKANDLMTEAPGQVDSKQLQELHLRTVKA, encoded by the coding sequence GTGTTACGCACTCATACCTGTGGCCAGCTCCGCAGTGAACATGTTGGCCAAGATGTCACCCTTTGTGGTTGGGTTGAAAGCAAACGCGACCATGGTGGATCGGTCTTTATCGATCTCCGTGACCGCTATGGACTGACTCAAGTCGTTGTCGGCCCTCCGGAAGCACAATCCGACTTGATTGATATCGCAGGCCGCGTGGGAACCGAATCGGTCATCTTGGTTCGGGGCAAGGTTTCGCCTCGGCTGGAAGGCAAAACGAATGACAAACTGGAAACCGGAGCCATCGAGGTTCGCTGCGAGCACTACGAAGTCCTCAACCCTTGCCCGACGCCTCCCTTTACTCCCAGCCAACAAGAACTTCCCGGCGAAGACCTTCGCCTGAAGTACCGCTTCCTTGATCTCCGGCGTCCCGCCATGCTTCGCAGCATGGAACTGCGTAGCCGGATCATCAAGACCATGCGTGACTACTTCGCCGAAAACGATTTCATCGACGTGGAAACCCCCATCCTCGGACGCAGCACTCCGGAAGGAGCCCGCGATTACTTGGTTCCCAGCCGAGTCCATCCAGGAAGTTTCTACGCACTGCCACAATCGCCGCAGCTGTACAAACAGATCTTGATGGTTTCAGGATTCGACCGCTACGTCCAAGTCGCAAAGTGCTTCCGCGACGAAGACCTTCGCGCCGACCGACAACCCGAATTCACTCAGCTGGACATGGAAATGTCCTTTGTCGATCAAGACGATGTGATGGGCATGATCGAGGGACTGGTTCAGCGAACGGCCCTCGACCTGAAGGGTGAAGAAGTTGCGACGCCCCTTCCTCGGATGACCTGGGACGAATCGATGCGTCGCTTCGGCACCGACGCGCCGGACCTTCGCTTTGGAATGGAGATTGTCGACATTTCGGAAATTTCCGCAGAAGTTGAATTTCGCGTATTCCGCGGAGCCGTCGATAACGGCGGGTTCGTTCGCGGATTAAACGCCAAAGGCCAAGCGACCGAATTCTCTCGCAAACGGATCGACGAACTAACCGAATTCGTCAAACAGAACTCCGGCGCGAAAGGCTTGGCTTGGTTCCGCGTCGAACCGGATGGAACGCTTTGGTCCCCGACCAGCAAAAACTTCACCGCGGAACAGTTGGCCCAAATCGGGACAGCCATGAAAGCCGAAGTAGGGGACCTGTTGCTGTTCCTTGCCGACAGCTGGGAAGTCACCTGCAAAGGATTGGCTGGCCTGCGAAAACGTTTGGGTGCCGAACTGAAATTGTACGGTCCGGAAGCGATGAGCTATTCCTGGATCACCGATTTCCCAATGTTCGAACACGATGCCGAAGAAGACCGCTGGGTCGCGATGCATCATCCGTTCACCGCTCCCTTGGCTTCCGACCTTGCGAAACTAAAAGAGAACCCTGCGGAATGCCGTGCCCAAGCCTATGACTTGGTCATCAACGGCAGCGAAGCGGGTGGCGGAACCATCCGAATCCACGATGGGGAAACCCAACAGCAAGTCTTTGACCTGCTGGGAATCGATGCCGAAACGGCTCGCGACCGCTTCGGATTCCTTCTGGACGCACTGAAGTATGGGGCTCCACCGCACGGTGGGATCGCCCTTGGCGTCGATCGCTGGGTGATGCTGTTCGCAGGCCTGGACAATATCCGCGAAGTGATCGCGTTCCCGAAAACGCAAAAAGCGAACGACCTGATGACCGAAGCCCCAGGGCAGGTCGACAGCAAGCAGCTGCAAGAGCTACACCTGCGAACGGTCAAAGCTTAG
- a CDS encoding SMP-30/gluconolactonase/LRE family protein: protein MPAKLSRCLVLTGCLLSPFGIAANDATAQPVAPKTKIEATAPVVKIAGDFAFTEGPAVAADGTLYFTDIPNETIHILKPGGKIEAFTETSGHANGLWIDEQDRLLACEMDGQLVAYDRNSKKRTVLADSYEGMRFNAPNDVVPDRRGGQYFTDPLYRAPEPLPQKIQAVYHVSKEGTVTRISDAIAAPNGIGLSPDGKTLYVIPSQTSQMLSFPISEDGSVGPEAPFCQLQQPAGKAQTGGDGMAMDVEGNLYITTELGIQIFNPEGEQIGLVAIPEHPANVTFGGKDRKTMYVTARTGLYSVAMPIAGL from the coding sequence ATGCCTGCCAAACTATCTCGATGTCTTGTTTTAACGGGATGTCTATTGTCTCCCTTCGGGATCGCCGCAAACGATGCAACGGCTCAACCGGTCGCTCCCAAAACAAAGATCGAAGCGACCGCACCAGTCGTTAAGATCGCCGGCGATTTTGCGTTCACCGAAGGCCCCGCCGTTGCTGCCGATGGGACGTTGTACTTTACGGACATTCCCAACGAAACGATTCATATTTTAAAGCCGGGTGGCAAGATCGAAGCGTTCACGGAGACGTCCGGACATGCCAACGGTCTGTGGATTGACGAACAAGACCGATTGCTGGCGTGCGAGATGGACGGGCAATTGGTCGCCTACGATCGCAACAGCAAAAAGCGAACGGTCCTGGCAGATTCCTATGAAGGGATGCGTTTCAATGCTCCCAACGACGTCGTCCCCGATCGTCGCGGCGGCCAATACTTCACGGACCCTCTGTACCGCGCCCCGGAACCACTGCCTCAGAAAATCCAGGCGGTCTACCACGTCAGCAAAGAGGGGACCGTGACTCGCATTAGCGATGCGATCGCCGCCCCCAACGGGATCGGGCTCTCTCCCGATGGCAAAACCCTTTACGTGATCCCCAGCCAAACCTCTCAAATGCTCTCTTTTCCTATCTCCGAGGATGGAAGCGTTGGCCCCGAAGCTCCGTTTTGCCAACTCCAGCAGCCCGCGGGCAAAGCGCAAACGGGCGGAGACGGGATGGCCATGGACGTGGAGGGGAACCTTTACATCACGACTGAACTTGGCATTCAAATCTTCAATCCTGAAGGCGAGCAAATTGGCTTGGTCGCCATCCCCGAACATCCGGCCAACGTCACCTTTGGTGGCAAAGACCGAAAGACGATGTACGTCACCGCCAGAACCGGCCTGTACTCCGTAGCGATGCCAATCGCCGGACTATAA
- a CDS encoding SGNH/GDSL hydrolase family protein, whose amino-acid sequence MNQNSNDNNPPALDNRRDVLKRSLLLASAATAFPLVGNAFQASAAPAPLAPEIEPNQVILFQGDSITDAHRDRKRAGANDPAALGNGYPMFAAGGILASHPSANLKVYNRGISGNKVPDLDNRWEKDCIDLKPNVVSILIGVNDIWHKMAGRYDGTVETYRDGYAALIERTQKALPDTRIVVCEPFVLRCGAVKDDWFPEFDQRREAALEVADRFKLTVVPFQTMFDEAIKTTEPAYWAADGVHPTIAGHALMATKWREVVGI is encoded by the coding sequence ATGAACCAAAACTCAAACGACAACAACCCACCGGCTCTCGACAACCGCCGCGATGTTTTAAAACGATCCCTCTTACTGGCTTCCGCTGCGACCGCCTTCCCACTGGTTGGAAACGCGTTCCAGGCGTCGGCGGCTCCCGCCCCTCTTGCTCCAGAAATCGAACCCAATCAAGTGATTCTGTTCCAAGGGGACTCAATCACCGACGCCCATCGCGACCGAAAACGGGCAGGAGCCAATGACCCGGCGGCACTTGGCAACGGATACCCAATGTTCGCCGCAGGTGGAATCCTCGCCAGCCACCCCAGCGCCAACCTAAAAGTTTACAACCGCGGCATCAGTGGAAACAAAGTTCCCGACCTGGACAATCGTTGGGAAAAAGACTGCATCGATTTAAAGCCAAACGTTGTCAGCATCCTGATCGGCGTGAATGACATCTGGCACAAAATGGCTGGACGTTACGACGGAACGGTCGAAACCTACCGGGACGGATACGCAGCCCTAATTGAACGAACCCAGAAGGCTCTTCCCGACACACGCATCGTGGTCTGCGAACCGTTTGTGCTTCGCTGTGGCGCCGTGAAGGACGACTGGTTCCCCGAATTTGACCAACGCCGTGAAGCCGCCCTTGAGGTCGCCGATCGATTCAAGCTGACCGTCGTTCCGTTCCAAACGATGTTCGACGAAGCGATCAAGACTACCGAACCGGCCTACTGGGCAGCTGACGGAGTCCATCCGACAATCGCCGGACATGCATTGATGGCAACCAAGTGGCGAGAAGTCGTCGGCATCTAG
- a CDS encoding SulP family inorganic anion transporter — protein sequence MLNFFRQQSGSIKNDVLSGLTVALALVPEAIAFAFVAGVSPLIGLYSAFFIGLITAIVGGRPGMISGATGAMAVVVVGLVALHGVEYLFPTVILCGILQILIGVGRLGKLIRMVPHSVMLGFVNGLAIVIGMAQLGSFKTLSPDLHLVYLTGTSLWIMLALVLLTMGIIWLLPKLTQAVPASLAAILTVTLLSVAINNSMNTPGKENVLATVGDMLQTNTIAAEIKDAREEAEAAKPRPRRMVGKNANVAASYDLAEAVDPVQAKRAEKEDALLVARVLEENEGKTAGISGGLPIPYFLDEKYTSVPFSLETLKIIFPFAIILCGVGLIESLMTLTLIDEITETRGKGNRECVGQGTANIICGLFGGMGGCAMIGQSLINVNSGGRGRLSGATAAISLLLFVLFLARWIEQIPMAALVGVMFMVVIGTFEWASLKMVRRMPRSDVFVMVLVAGYTVVMHDLASAVILGVIVSALVFAWQHATHIGAEVKINEFGSKIYQLHGPLFFASVSSFKEMFDVAEDPEDVVIDFYYSRVYDQSGLEAISALAEKYEAANKRLHLTHLSPECRRLLNNAGDLVEVNLSEDPQYHIATDRLA from the coding sequence ATGCTGAATTTCTTTCGACAACAATCTGGTTCGATCAAGAATGATGTCCTCTCGGGGCTGACGGTCGCTTTGGCCTTGGTTCCCGAGGCGATCGCGTTTGCCTTTGTCGCGGGGGTTTCTCCGTTAATTGGTCTCTATTCGGCCTTCTTTATCGGATTGATCACCGCGATTGTTGGTGGCCGTCCTGGAATGATTTCCGGAGCGACCGGAGCGATGGCGGTGGTGGTTGTTGGCTTGGTTGCGTTGCACGGCGTCGAGTACCTTTTTCCGACCGTCATCTTGTGCGGTATTTTGCAGATCTTGATCGGCGTTGGTCGCCTGGGAAAATTGATCCGGATGGTTCCCCATTCCGTCATGCTTGGGTTTGTGAACGGCCTTGCGATTGTGATCGGAATGGCTCAGCTGGGTAGTTTTAAGACGTTGTCGCCAGACCTTCATTTGGTTTATCTGACGGGAACTTCGTTATGGATCATGTTGGCGTTGGTCTTGTTGACCATGGGCATTATCTGGCTTCTGCCCAAATTGACTCAGGCGGTTCCCGCCTCGTTGGCAGCGATTTTGACGGTAACCTTGCTGTCGGTGGCGATCAACAATTCGATGAACACGCCCGGCAAGGAAAACGTCTTGGCGACGGTCGGTGACATGTTGCAGACCAACACGATTGCCGCGGAGATCAAAGATGCCCGTGAGGAAGCGGAAGCCGCGAAGCCACGGCCGCGAAGGATGGTTGGTAAAAATGCGAACGTCGCGGCCAGCTATGACCTTGCCGAAGCCGTTGATCCGGTTCAAGCCAAGAGAGCTGAAAAAGAAGACGCGCTGTTGGTTGCTCGCGTCTTAGAAGAAAACGAAGGGAAAACGGCCGGGATCAGTGGTGGTTTGCCCATCCCGTATTTCCTCGATGAAAAATACACTTCGGTTCCGTTTAGCTTGGAAACGTTGAAAATCATCTTTCCGTTCGCAATTATCCTTTGCGGCGTGGGGCTGATCGAATCGCTGATGACGTTGACGTTGATTGATGAAATCACCGAAACGCGTGGCAAAGGAAATCGCGAGTGCGTCGGTCAGGGGACCGCCAATATTATCTGCGGTCTGTTCGGCGGAATGGGGGGCTGTGCGATGATCGGACAGTCCTTGATCAATGTGAACTCGGGCGGTCGAGGCCGACTGTCGGGTGCAACCGCAGCGATCTCCTTATTGTTGTTCGTTCTTTTTCTGGCACGATGGATCGAGCAGATTCCGATGGCCGCACTGGTTGGCGTGATGTTCATGGTTGTGATCGGAACGTTCGAATGGGCATCGTTGAAAATGGTTCGCCGAATGCCACGTAGCGATGTCTTTGTGATGGTTCTGGTCGCTGGCTACACCGTGGTGATGCACGATTTGGCCTCCGCCGTGATTCTTGGAGTGATCGTCAGCGCCTTGGTCTTTGCGTGGCAACACGCGACCCATATCGGTGCGGAAGTCAAAATCAATGAATTCGGTAGCAAGATTTATCAGCTGCACGGGCCGTTGTTCTTCGCTTCGGTTTCCAGTTTCAAAGAGATGTTCGATGTCGCGGAAGATCCCGAAGATGTCGTTATCGATTTTTACTACAGCCGGGTCTATGACCAATCGGGCTTAGAAGCGATCAGTGCACTGGCCGAAAAATATGAAGCCGCAAACAAGCGTCTGCACCTGACTCATCTAAGTCCCGAGTGCCGCCGTCTGCTGAACAATGCGGGAGACCTAGTCGAGGTCAATTTATCGGAAGACCCGCAGTATCACATCGCGACCGATCGCCTGGCTTAA
- a CDS encoding SHD1 domain-containing protein, with translation MRSLLLLFPICVAGFLAAPQPCSAEVRTWSSPHGQYTLQAEEIAFNDKLVVLKKSDGSLVAVSLSELSEADREYIAAKDKGNTDNPEEMQTWTTDEGLKIRGRVEAYGRREVTIQRRLGKLYVADQLFSTISPLQQKVILRVISKLEGVQLTDEKALLNWASALTARGKTYNLEGVKMQLESGDEISIPFFMFTPEEMAILKPGWEAWVAQHKDQEAAEQESFLMASQAHAYQQDRAQRQQIQMLKLNLLATNAGIIDIWEVELRPRGYGRTIRVAVPASDSRAASYIALRQHPGYVVGPIRKMNL, from the coding sequence ATGCGTTCTCTGCTTTTGCTATTTCCTATCTGCGTAGCCGGTTTTTTGGCGGCGCCACAGCCATGCTCGGCGGAGGTGCGGACTTGGTCCAGTCCTCACGGACAGTACACCCTGCAGGCGGAAGAGATTGCCTTCAATGACAAATTGGTCGTTTTGAAGAAGTCGGACGGCAGTTTGGTAGCCGTTTCACTGTCCGAGCTATCCGAAGCGGATCGTGAGTACATTGCCGCTAAGGACAAAGGAAATACTGATAATCCTGAGGAAATGCAAACGTGGACGACCGACGAAGGGCTGAAAATTCGAGGCCGAGTGGAGGCCTACGGCCGCCGCGAAGTGACTATCCAACGGCGATTGGGAAAGCTGTACGTTGCCGATCAGCTGTTTTCTACGATTTCACCTCTTCAGCAGAAGGTGATCCTTCGGGTTATTTCGAAACTAGAAGGGGTTCAGCTAACCGATGAGAAGGCACTCCTCAATTGGGCGTCGGCTCTGACTGCTCGAGGAAAGACCTACAACTTGGAAGGGGTCAAGATGCAGCTGGAAAGCGGCGACGAAATCAGCATCCCTTTCTTTATGTTTACTCCTGAAGAAATGGCCATTTTGAAGCCCGGTTGGGAAGCATGGGTCGCGCAGCACAAGGATCAAGAAGCCGCCGAACAGGAAAGTTTTCTGATGGCTTCACAGGCTCACGCATACCAGCAAGATCGAGCGCAGCGTCAGCAAATTCAAATGCTGAAACTGAATTTATTAGCCACTAACGCGGGGATTATCGATATCTGGGAAGTCGAATTGCGGCCTCGAGGTTACGGGCGAACGATTCGGGTCGCCGTCCCTGCATCCGACAGCCGCGCAGCCTCCTACATCGCTTTGCGTCAGCACCCCGGATACGTCGTCGGCCCCATCCGCAAGATGAACTTGTAA